A genomic stretch from Rhineura floridana isolate rRhiFlo1 chromosome 18, rRhiFlo1.hap2, whole genome shotgun sequence includes:
- the HP1BP3 gene encoding heterochromatin protein 1-binding protein 3 isoform X2 has product MATDLSGADPAHHRNALPLLTGAPLDKLSETVEDGTMPIRRAVNSSSRETPPKSKPAESEEAKPDPDVSSEESASTVEEQENETPPATSSEADPPKEPEAEEKGGAKPAEEAKKDEKDHVKEKEKKVKKTIPAWATLSASQLARAQKQTHMAASSRPKMDAILIEAIKACYQKGGASVVAIRKYIINKYPSLELERRGYLLKQALKRELERGVIRQVKGKGASGSFVVAPNSGKTASKSRDRKRSSSASGPEQQLKLEDILPLAFTRLCEPKEASYSLIKKYVSQYYPKLKVDVRPQLLKNALQRAVEKGQLEQITGKGASGTFQLKKSGEKPLLGGSLMEDAILSAIAAMNEPKTCSTTALKKYVLEKHPGTNSSFQVHLLKRTLQKCEKYGWMEQISGKGFSGTFQLCFPYYPSPGVLFPEKQKEEEESEEEESEEEESEEEEEESEEEESEEEAPPPKKRVQQRPPPKARNRAPPLVKRREAKPKPRKAPVAHRGNAKPPPKVRAPAKKSKPVALPRVAVKNLSGNSPAPKKPSSARSARKDLKLSAKKSKPTVRKSLRAKK; this is encoded by the exons ATGGCGACCGATCTGTCTGGAGCTGATCCCGCACACCACCGTAATGCGCTTCCACTCTTAACGGGAGCCCCCCTGGACAAGTTGAGTGAG ACAGTTGAGGACGGCACCATGCCCATCCGCCGGGCTGTGAACTCTTCCTCTCGGGAAACTCCTCCCAAAAGCAAGCCTGCTGAAAGTGAGGAGGCCAAGCCAG ATCCTGATGTCAGTTCAGAGGAATCCGCTTCCACCGTAGAGGAGCAAGAAAATGAGACTCCGCCAGCCACGTCCAGCGAGGCAGATCCGCCAAAGGAGCCTGAAGCTGAGGAGAAGGGAGGCGCAAAGCCTGCCGAGGAAGCCAAGAAGGA TGAGAAGGATCACGTTaaagaaaaggagaagaaagTCAAGAAGACCATTCCTGCCTGGGCGACCCtgtcagccagccagctagccagaGCACAGAAGCAAACACACATGGCCGCTTCCTCCCGTCCCAAGATGGATGCCATTTTGATTGAGGCAATCAAg GCGTGCTATCAGAAAGGCGGGGCATCGGTCGTCGCCATCCGGAAGTACATCATCAACAAGTACCCTTCGCTGGAGCTGGAGAGGAGAGGCTACCTCCTCAAGCAGGCTCTCAAGAGGGAGCTGGAGCGAGGAGTCATTCGGCAG GTGAAAGGAAAAGGAGCTTCTGGGAGCTTTGTGGTGGCTCCAAACTCAGGGAAAACGGCCTCCAAATCCAGGGATCGGAAG AGGAGTTCGTCGGCATCCGGCCCAGAGCAGCAGCTGAAGCTGGAAGACATCCTCCCGCTGGCCTTCACCCGCCTCTGTGagccaaaagaggcttcctacaGCCTGATCAAGAAATACGTCTCTCAGTATTACCCAAAGCTGAAGGTGGATGTCAG ACCCCAGCTGCTGAAGAACGCTCTGCAGAGAGCGGTGGAAAAGGGCCAGCTGGAGCAGATCACAGGCAAAGGAGCTTCTGGGACATTCCAG ctGAAAAAATCTGGGGAAAAGCCCCTGCTGGGTGGGAGTCTGATGGAAGATGCCATCCTTTCCGCCATTGCGGCCATGAACGAGCCCAAAACCTGCTCCACCACTGCTCTGAAGAAATACGTCTTGGAGAAGCACCCAGGGACAAACTCCAGTTTCCAGG tCCATCTGCTGAAGAGGACCCTGCAGAAGTGTGAGAAGTATGGCTGGATGGAGCAGATTTCTGGGAAGGGGTTCAGTGGCACCTTCCAGCTCTGCTTCCCCTATTATCCCAG ccCCGGAGTCCTGTTCCCAgagaaacagaaagaggaagaggagtCTGAGGAAGAGGAGTCTGAGGAAGAGGAgtctgaggaagaggaggaggaatccGAGGAGGAGGAGTCTGAAGAGGAAGCACCACCTCCAAAGAAAAG GGTGCAGCAGCGGCCCCCACCGAAGGCCCGGAACAGGGCACCTCCGCTGGTGAAGCGGCGGGAGGCCAAGCCCAAGCCCCGCAAGGCCCCCGTGGCACACCGTGGAAATGCGAAGCCCCCTCCCAAGGTCAGAGCCCCTGCCAAGAAATCCAAGCCAGTGGCCCTCCCCCGCGTGGCCGTCAAGAACCTCTCTGGCAACAGCCCTGCCCCCAAGAAGCCCTCCTCAGCCAGGAGCGCAAGGAAGGACCTGAAGCTCTCTGCCAAGAAGAGCAAGCCCACCGTGCGGAAGTCCCTGAGAGCCAAAAAGTAA
- the HP1BP3 gene encoding heterochromatin protein 1-binding protein 3 isoform X1 encodes MPIRRAVNSSSRETPPKSKPAESEEAKPDPDVSSEESASTVEEQENETPPATSSEADPPKEPEAEEKGGAKPAEEAKKDEKDHVKEKEKKVKKTIPAWATLSASQLARAQKQTHMAASSRPKMDAILIEAIKACYQKGGASVVAIRKYIINKYPSLELERRGYLLKQALKRELERGVIRQVKGKGASGSFVVAPNSGKTASKSRDRKRSSSASGPEQQLKLEDILPLAFTRLCEPKEASYSLIKKYVSQYYPKLKVDVRPQLLKNALQRAVEKGQLEQITGKGASGTFQLKKSGEKPLLGGSLMEDAILSAIAAMNEPKTCSTTALKKYVLEKHPGTNSSFQVHLLKRTLQKCEKYGWMEQISGKGFSGTFQLCFPYYPSPGVLFPEKQKEEEESEEEESEEEESEEEEEESEEEESEEEAPPPKKRVQQRPPPKARNRAPPLVKRREAKPKPRKAPVAHRGNAKPPPKVRAPAKKSKPVALPRVAVKNLSGNSPAPKKPSSARSARKDLKLSAKKSKPTVRKSLRAKK; translated from the exons ATGCCCATCCGCCGGGCTGTGAACTCTTCCTCTCGGGAAACTCCTCCCAAAAGCAAGCCTGCTGAAAGTGAGGAGGCCAAGCCAG ATCCTGATGTCAGTTCAGAGGAATCCGCTTCCACCGTAGAGGAGCAAGAAAATGAGACTCCGCCAGCCACGTCCAGCGAGGCAGATCCGCCAAAGGAGCCTGAAGCTGAGGAGAAGGGAGGCGCAAAGCCTGCCGAGGAAGCCAAGAAGGA TGAGAAGGATCACGTTaaagaaaaggagaagaaagTCAAGAAGACCATTCCTGCCTGGGCGACCCtgtcagccagccagctagccagaGCACAGAAGCAAACACACATGGCCGCTTCCTCCCGTCCCAAGATGGATGCCATTTTGATTGAGGCAATCAAg GCGTGCTATCAGAAAGGCGGGGCATCGGTCGTCGCCATCCGGAAGTACATCATCAACAAGTACCCTTCGCTGGAGCTGGAGAGGAGAGGCTACCTCCTCAAGCAGGCTCTCAAGAGGGAGCTGGAGCGAGGAGTCATTCGGCAG GTGAAAGGAAAAGGAGCTTCTGGGAGCTTTGTGGTGGCTCCAAACTCAGGGAAAACGGCCTCCAAATCCAGGGATCGGAAG AGGAGTTCGTCGGCATCCGGCCCAGAGCAGCAGCTGAAGCTGGAAGACATCCTCCCGCTGGCCTTCACCCGCCTCTGTGagccaaaagaggcttcctacaGCCTGATCAAGAAATACGTCTCTCAGTATTACCCAAAGCTGAAGGTGGATGTCAG ACCCCAGCTGCTGAAGAACGCTCTGCAGAGAGCGGTGGAAAAGGGCCAGCTGGAGCAGATCACAGGCAAAGGAGCTTCTGGGACATTCCAG ctGAAAAAATCTGGGGAAAAGCCCCTGCTGGGTGGGAGTCTGATGGAAGATGCCATCCTTTCCGCCATTGCGGCCATGAACGAGCCCAAAACCTGCTCCACCACTGCTCTGAAGAAATACGTCTTGGAGAAGCACCCAGGGACAAACTCCAGTTTCCAGG tCCATCTGCTGAAGAGGACCCTGCAGAAGTGTGAGAAGTATGGCTGGATGGAGCAGATTTCTGGGAAGGGGTTCAGTGGCACCTTCCAGCTCTGCTTCCCCTATTATCCCAG ccCCGGAGTCCTGTTCCCAgagaaacagaaagaggaagaggagtCTGAGGAAGAGGAGTCTGAGGAAGAGGAgtctgaggaagaggaggaggaatccGAGGAGGAGGAGTCTGAAGAGGAAGCACCACCTCCAAAGAAAAG GGTGCAGCAGCGGCCCCCACCGAAGGCCCGGAACAGGGCACCTCCGCTGGTGAAGCGGCGGGAGGCCAAGCCCAAGCCCCGCAAGGCCCCCGTGGCACACCGTGGAAATGCGAAGCCCCCTCCCAAGGTCAGAGCCCCTGCCAAGAAATCCAAGCCAGTGGCCCTCCCCCGCGTGGCCGTCAAGAACCTCTCTGGCAACAGCCCTGCCCCCAAGAAGCCCTCCTCAGCCAGGAGCGCAAGGAAGGACCTGAAGCTCTCTGCCAAGAAGAGCAAGCCCACCGTGCGGAAGTCCCTGAGAGCCAAAAAGTAA